A region from the Paraurantiacibacter namhicola genome encodes:
- the thiC gene encoding phosphomethylpyrimidine synthase ThiC: MADINSQFEIGVTTGPIRGSRKVHVPARTGSGIRVAMREIDLEGGEEPVRVYDTSGPYTDPDAVIDINAGLPQLRREWIEARGDVESYTAREVKPEDNGQLGPDRSGGVPAYPNVHKQVLRAKPGANVSQMHYARQGIITPEMEYVAERENIGRAALETAPDGNSWGAAIPQEITPEFVRDEVARGRAIIPNNINHPESEPMAIGRNFLVKINANIGNSAVASDVAAEVDKMVWATRWGADTIMDLSTGRNIHDTREWIIRNSAVPVGTVPIYQALEKVGGIAEDLTWEVFRDTLIEQAEQGVDYFTIHAGVRLPYVPMTAKRVTGIVSRGGSIMAKWCLAHHKESFLYERFDEITEIMKAYDIAYSLGDGLRPGSIADANDEAQFAELYTLGELTKRAWEQDVQVMIEGPGHVPMHKIKENMDKQLEACGEAPFYTLGPLVTDIAPGYDHITSGIGAAQIGWYGTAMLCYVTPKEHLGLPDRDDVKVGVVTYKLAAHAADLAKGHPAAQVRDDALSKARFEFRWRDQFNLSLDPDTAEQYHDQTLPAEGAKTAHFCSMCGPKFCSMKITQEVRDFAAKQNSDSYLASENIKRETSPQEAEEAEKGMEDMSEVYREKGEKLYLPSDD, encoded by the coding sequence ATGGCCGACATCAATTCCCAGTTCGAAATCGGCGTGACGACCGGCCCCATTCGCGGCAGCCGCAAGGTCCATGTCCCCGCCCGTACCGGCAGCGGCATCCGTGTCGCCATGCGCGAGATCGACCTTGAGGGGGGCGAGGAGCCGGTGCGCGTCTACGACACCTCCGGCCCCTATACCGACCCCGATGCCGTCATCGACATCAATGCCGGCCTGCCGCAGCTGCGCCGCGAATGGATCGAGGCGCGCGGCGATGTGGAATCCTACACCGCCCGCGAAGTGAAGCCGGAAGACAACGGCCAGCTCGGCCCGGACCGTTCGGGCGGCGTCCCCGCCTATCCCAATGTCCACAAGCAGGTGCTGCGCGCCAAGCCCGGCGCGAATGTCAGCCAGATGCACTATGCTCGCCAGGGCATCATCACGCCGGAAATGGAATATGTGGCGGAGCGCGAGAATATCGGCCGCGCCGCGCTGGAAACCGCGCCCGACGGCAACAGCTGGGGCGCCGCCATCCCGCAGGAAATCACGCCGGAATTCGTGCGCGACGAGGTCGCCCGCGGCCGCGCCATCATCCCCAACAACATCAACCACCCGGAAAGCGAACCGATGGCCATCGGGCGCAACTTCCTGGTCAAGATCAACGCCAATATCGGCAATAGCGCCGTCGCATCGGACGTGGCGGCAGAGGTCGACAAGATGGTCTGGGCCACCCGCTGGGGCGCGGACACGATCATGGACCTCTCCACGGGCCGCAACATCCACGACACACGCGAATGGATCATCCGCAACTCCGCCGTGCCGGTGGGCACCGTGCCGATCTACCAGGCGCTGGAGAAGGTCGGCGGCATTGCCGAGGACCTCACCTGGGAAGTGTTCCGCGACACGCTGATCGAGCAGGCCGAACAGGGCGTCGACTATTTCACCATCCACGCCGGCGTGCGCCTGCCTTACGTGCCGATGACCGCCAAGCGCGTGACCGGCATCGTCAGCCGCGGCGGATCGATCATGGCGAAATGGTGCCTCGCGCATCACAAGGAGAGCTTCCTCTACGAGCGCTTTGACGAGATCACCGAGATCATGAAGGCCTATGACATCGCCTATTCGCTGGGTGACGGCCTGCGCCCTGGCTCTATCGCCGACGCCAATGACGAAGCCCAGTTCGCCGAGCTCTACACGCTGGGCGAGCTGACCAAGCGCGCCTGGGAACAGGACGTGCAGGTGATGATCGAAGGCCCCGGCCACGTGCCGATGCACAAGATCAAGGAGAACATGGACAAGCAGCTGGAGGCGTGCGGCGAAGCGCCCTTCTACACATTGGGACCGCTCGTCACCGATATCGCGCCGGGTTACGACCACATCACCAGCGGCATCGGCGCGGCACAGATCGGCTGGTACGGCACCGCGATGCTCTGTTACGTCACGCCGAAAGAACACCTCGGCCTGCCCGACCGCGACGATGTGAAGGTGGGCGTCGTGACTTACAAGCTCGCCGCCCACGCCGCCGACCTCGCCAAGGGCCACCCCGCCGCCCAGGTACGCGACGACGCGCTGAGCAAGGCCCGCTTCGAATTCCGCTGGCGCGACCAGTTCAACCTGTCGCTCGACCCCGATACGGCCGAGCAATACCACGACCAGACGTTGCCTGCGGAGGGCGCCAAGACCGCCCACTTCTGCAGCATGTGCGGGCCGAAATTCTGCTCGATGAAGATCACGCAGGAAGTGCGCGACTTCGCGGCGAAGCAGAACTCGGACAGCTATCTGGCGAGCGAGAACATAAAGCGCGAGACCTCTCCGCAAGAGGCCGAGGAAGCGGAGAAGGGCATGGAGGACATGAGCGAGGTGTACCGGGAGAAGGGGGAGAAGTTGTATTTGCCCTCCGACGACTGA
- a CDS encoding DUF2199 domain-containing protein: MVFGFGKKRGPSAADQLASGKWKCASCDEWHGWPFDLAAYAPDPWPHEKAYEQNSDLRLEGDFLSEDFCVLSGKHFMVRAILPVPVIGVSGDFAFGCWSTLSETNFDKYIEGFDAGEYADAPHWTGWLMNRIADFVPGPEPLGVIVQPQPGRQRLLLWVQDEGHPLAIAQSEGITAERMLEVFAHYGHAPA; this comes from the coding sequence ATGGTCTTCGGGTTCGGTAAGAAGCGCGGCCCAAGCGCCGCCGATCAACTGGCATCGGGAAAGTGGAAGTGCGCCAGCTGTGACGAGTGGCATGGCTGGCCCTTCGACCTCGCCGCATACGCGCCCGATCCGTGGCCGCATGAGAAAGCCTATGAGCAGAACAGCGACTTGCGTCTCGAAGGCGATTTCCTTTCCGAAGACTTCTGCGTGCTTAGCGGCAAGCACTTCATGGTGCGCGCAATCTTGCCCGTGCCAGTGATAGGCGTCTCCGGCGATTTCGCATTCGGGTGCTGGAGCACATTGAGCGAGACGAATTTTGACAAATATATCGAGGGCTTCGATGCGGGCGAATATGCGGATGCGCCACACTGGACGGGTTGGCTGATGAACCGCATCGCCGACTTCGTGCCGGGACCGGAGCCGCTAGGAGTGATCGTCCAGCCGCAACCCGGACGCCAGCGCCTTCTTCTCTGGGTGCAGGACGAAGGGCATCCCCTCGCCATCGCGCAATCCGAAGGCATCACCGCCGAGCGAATGTTGGAGGTGTTTGCTCACTATGGGCACGCACCTGCCTGA